The genomic stretch CCTTTTTCTGTTTTTATAATATTTTTATTATTTATTTGATTTTGAGATTTAAAAAGATTAATTACAAAGGAATTTAAAAAAGAATTTAAAAAATCAGAGATCTCGTCCATTTTAGCCTTTAACATCTGTATTTGCGTTACCACTTCCTCATAATTTCCTCTCACATAAAAGTTTATCATATATCTTTTGAGCTCATCGTTTATCCTTGTTAATGAAATCTGTTCATATTTCTTTGAGCCAATTGGATTCCTGGATATTATAAACCCTCTTATATCCCAATCTCCAGATCTGACGAATTCAACCTCAAGGACTTTTTCGAAGCTTACTGATAATTCTGCATAGTCTACAGTATCTATCCCACTTTCTCTTAATGCCCTAACTAATTCACCAGAGGCTAATTGAAAATTGCCGAAATCGTTCGAAACAACTGTAAACGTTCTAGGCTGATAGAATATTTGACTATAATTTTTCTTTGCAAACGATCCTTCGCCGTCTACGGGAATATAAGCATATCCAGACATTCCACTAATTTTTATCTCTGCAACAGAGTAACCCAGTCCTACTAATCTTCCCGCAAATACATAAAGATCTGGATCACTAAATGTTCTAATTGTAAAGATTGCTGTGAACCCAGAAGCTGATATCTCACTCATGAATTATTACCTCATCGCCTTTAACTTCCACGATATACGTTCTTAGATTTTCTTTTGCAGGACCATCCACTACTTTGCCAGATTTTACATCAAAGACAGAACCGTGCCACGGACATACAATCTTCCCATCTTCTGTTAGAAATCCGTCCTCTAGGTCTAAGTGATTATGTGTACAGAAAGCATCAAGTGCATAAAAATTATCCTTAAAATTTACAATTAAAACTGCTTTTCTCTCCCATGGTTTCCCATCTGGAAAGTAAAACTCTACCATAGAATCCTTAGGTATTTCACTTTTTTTAATTATTAGCTCAGTCATGTGTTACACACCGGAGTTATAACATGCTTTAACTCCTTTCCAGTTCCTTTAATTTCGAAATGAGCAGCACAGACAAGACAGGGATCAAAGCTTCTGATAGCCCTAAGAAAATCATATCCTATCCACTGCGATGGGGGAACTTCTTCCATAATTTTAGTGTTTATTACGGAAAGCTCAAAAGCACCTATTGCTTTTCCATTGTTACACCATGGCCCTTTACAGTTATTATCTCTAGGTGAGACATTTTGCGTGGTCGGTGCTTGATATTGATAATTGGCTATTGAATAGTTCTGTACTACCATCCAATGTCTTACTGTTCCTCTTGGCACTTCGTACATACCCACACCGAGAGAGAAAGACGGCTGCTTCCAAGGTCTTGAAGTCTTTGGACTTGTTTGATTCTTCATAAAGAGTTCAAGCCCGTATTCAAGGTTATCCCAACCAGCAAATATAGCAGCCGCCATATCGACAGCCCTTCCCAATATTCTACTCAAGGTAGTTGAGTAATCGGGGACCTCCCACTCAACTGTCCACTTCTGCATAGAGCCAGGTGCTTGAGAACTTAACCACGCTGGAACCTCGTTAATTGTTGGAAGCTCAATGTAGATTTTACCGTTCTTCACTATTGGACTGTTAGGATGAAAATGTGACACTGCGTGCAATCTAGCCCATGGGCCCGTTTCATAGGACCACATTGTTCCATCCTTCCATACAAGCCTAGGCTCCGCATCCCAACTGTACTTTTCCATGAAGTTAGGTGCTACTGGGTTTGGTATAGTGGTCTTATTCCATAAGTGATACATATAGTAAGGTGTTCCATCTGGTGCAGTAAGTCCCCAAGCTAGCTTATTACCCACAGGGTCTGTTTCAGTTAACGGTGAAGTTGTCTTTGCCCAGTCCGAGTAGAATGACGAGTTAACAAACTCTAGCGAGGATACATTAATATCAATAAAGCTCTTACTGAGAAGTTCTCCGTTTCTTACCATTGTAGGCCTAAATACTGTTTGTGGGCCTTCAGAAGCTTCCTGAATGATTGAATCTATATTCTGATATATTGTGGTATAGTTGTCACCAAGATTAGAGTAAAGTTCTGGACTCTCGTATCCATAACCAGTGATATATGTAGGTTTTTCAAAAGTAAGTCCTTGTTTTTCATAGTCACAATTATCAATTAAGAAGTTTGCTAAGTCCATCCATGCTGCAATAACTAATTTAGTCCATGCAGTAAGTATCGTCAATCTATACATATATTGTAAAAATATTGATTCTCCGACAGACAAATCAGTTCCTATTCCGCCTGGTATGAGCATTGGTGGATGAGAGTGTCTTCCATATATAAGCACACCAGCTTCTCTTGCAAGTATTTGTGCCTTAACTGCGTGAATCCATAACCATCCAGTGAAGGGATTAAGAGCTGCCATTATATCTGCAATTGTACTGAACCCATGAATATCTGTATATTCAGCCTTAGTCTGCTTAGCTGCTTGCCAGCATGATGAATAGTAGTTCTGAAAAACTTGGGCTGAGAAATCTGGTCCTTCTAAGACGTTTAAGATTATGCTATGATCGTAGATTGTATCAGTCATTACGTATGCCATATTCCTCAAAACAACACCTAAGGGATAAGGCACTGCTCCAAGAGCCATGTCATTTGCTCTAGTAGACCCGTTAGCATGAGCAGCCCCACAAACGCCACAAGACCTTGAAGTTATGTGTATAGCATCAGGTGGTTGTCTTCCCCTTAAGAATACTTCAAATCCCCTAAACATAGTTACGTAAGTCCAAGCTTGGTCACTTACTACTTGTCTTGTATTTGGATCAACATATGCGGTTAAGCCTAAATGACCAGCTACCCTAGTTATGGGATCTATAACCATTTTTATAGGAGAGGACATATACATCACCTTTTAAATTAAGTTTAAATCGAATATAGAAAAAGAAAAATATACATACCTTACACCTTTTTAATTCTATCTGCCAAAAGATCCACTATATGCTTTACTTGGGTGTTAGCATGATAGTAGTTAACTGCAAAGCTTATGCTTTCAATACATACTGGACATCCAGTTAGTACTTCAGATGCTTTAACCTTGTTGATCTCATCTACCTTTAGCTTTCCCGCATTTATTAAAGGTACAATAGTTGAATCCAAGAATTTCTTTGACTTATCATCAATCGTTATGCCTACAAGCTTAGCCATCTCCTCGATCATCGTAGGCAATCCACATCCACCACCTCCTCTACTACAACAAATACTATTCACACCATGACTAGGTAACTCCTTAAAGTTCTTAGATAGAGCTTTCATTAATACTCTTGGTGCTTCAAATACTCCACCTCTTCTTCCTAACTGACAAGGATCATGCCATGTGATTGCCTCCTCCACTGATTCAATTGTAAATCTTTTCATTTCGTACCACTTAGCTAAGAGCTCCGTTACATGTACTACCTCGTATTTCGGTTTTATTTCGAACACCTCGTGCATAGTGTATCTAAGGGCTGGATACTCAAATCCTCCAGAAGTAAGCATAACATATTTTGGAGACATATCAGTGAAGTAATCTAAAATCCTTTTCATTACTTCTGCAGCACCTTCCTTATCTCCAAGGATTAGCCCCAGTGGCGGTCTTATACCTAGTGGTTTTGACATGAAAGTCCAATCTACTTTAAGTGTATCTAATATCTTAGCCACTTTCATTAGCACGTCAGGGTATACTAGAGCTTCATAAATACTTGCATAGAACAAGACTTCACTAGACTTCTTATCTAATGGTATATCTTTTCCTAATTGAGATTTCATCTTACTTATGAGCCCTTCCCATGCATCCCTAAAGGCTTTTACTTCCCAGTACTTTCCAGAGACCTCAAGTTGTTCTATTTCTTTGTAAATTGAGGGAACTAATCCAGCCTTAAAAGCCACTTGTCTTAGAAGATCAACAAGTGCTCCGCTGTCTATCCCCATAGGACAAACAAACATACAAGCTCCACAATTTGTACAGTGCCAAACATAATCCACCATTGTTTCTACTTCCTCAAGTTTTAGATATTTTTTACTTCCTCCTATTGCCCTACCTATTGTCCTTCCCCACACCGTAAATCTGAACCTATAAAGTTGTCTAGCGACCTCTGCTTTGTTAACTGGAGAGTACTTAAGAGATGTAGATGTGAAAGGACAAGCTGCTTCACAAGCTTTACAATTTACACATGATTGGAGATAGTAAAGTATTGTTGAATCAATCTGGTTATAGAATACATCATCTATGGCCTTCTTCAGAGCTTCCATATTAATTTGTTCAGTTATTACTTGGGTCATTTATTTCATCCCTCTCCTCATAATCATAAAGTACCATTCTCTTATTTTACCTAGGTAAAACTCAAACATATGAAAACCTCTAGTAAAGGGCAAAGTCACTATTATAATTTCAGCAATCAGAATGTGTGCTCCTAATAAGTTATCATACCAGAACACATTATTGGGAATATGGGAGGTGGCTAAGAAGCCTAGAACTACGTCTATGAAAAGAAGCACAAAGAACCACCAGTCTCCAGCCCTTATACTGAGTCGCTCCACTACTACCGAAAATTTATGAGCTAAATATATTGCTAAAAATATTAGTAGTAGATATGTTAAGTATTGCCCATTAAGTATTATTGTTAAAGGTCCCCAAATATCATGAACGAATGGATATGGTGTAGAGGTATAGGGATTAGATCCTCTAAAGAATGCTAACTGCCCATCAGCTGAGCTCTCTGGTAATGCTAGAGGGAACAATATTTTGTAAGGAGGAATATAATAAGCCCAAAAGATCATATGTTGTGCAAGTAAAAATATGATAAGTACAAGGACTATATGCATAAGAAGACCTGCAGCCGTCGTAGCTGGTTTTCTTTTTATCCCTACTCTGCTAGAATTGGCAAAAGTATTAAATAACTCTATAATTTTTTCTCCTTGAGATATGCCTCTTACTTGGGTACCATAAACAATAAATGGTTTATTATAAGTTGCAAAATATCTTGTTACGCGATAAGATGCACCAGCAAAGAAAATAAATATTGTTGGTATAAACAAGTCTAACGCTAATGGATATAGATTTAGCCCCACAGGATATGGACCAAATGGTATCTGCATGTCACTTCGCCTTTTCCTTACTCTTAACAAGCATCTTCTTTTCTGCATAAGCTGCTAAAGCTCCCAGTGCTATTCCACCTGCTATTAAACCCGCTGTAGTGGTTACACTAGATGGAGTAGGGACTTGAAGAGGTTTATA from Sulfolobus sp. S-194 encodes the following:
- a CDS encoding (Fe-S)-binding protein, with product MTQVITEQINMEALKKAIDDVFYNQIDSTILYYLQSCVNCKACEAACPFTSTSLKYSPVNKAEVARQLYRFRFTVWGRTIGRAIGGSKKYLKLEEVETMVDYVWHCTNCGACMFVCPMGIDSGALVDLLRQVAFKAGLVPSIYKEIEQLEVSGKYWEVKAFRDAWEGLISKMKSQLGKDIPLDKKSSEVLFYASIYEALVYPDVLMKVAKILDTLKVDWTFMSKPLGIRPPLGLILGDKEGAAEVMKRILDYFTDMSPKYVMLTSGGFEYPALRYTMHEVFEIKPKYEVVHVTELLAKWYEMKRFTIESVEEAITWHDPCQLGRRGGVFEAPRVLMKALSKNFKELPSHGVNSICCSRGGGGCGLPTMIEEMAKLVGITIDDKSKKFLDSTIVPLINAGKLKVDEINKVKASEVLTGCPVCIESISFAVNYYHANTQVKHIVDLLADRIKKV
- a CDS encoding Rieske 2Fe-2S domain-containing protein: MTELIIKKSEIPKDSMVEFYFPDGKPWERKAVLIVNFKDNFYALDAFCTHNHLDLEDGFLTEDGKIVCPWHGSVFDVKSGKVVDGPAKENLRTYIVEVKGDEVIIHE
- a CDS encoding nickel-dependent hydrogenase large subunit, whose translation is MSSPIKMVIDPITRVAGHLGLTAYVDPNTRQVVSDQAWTYVTMFRGFEVFLRGRQPPDAIHITSRSCGVCGAAHANGSTRANDMALGAVPYPLGVVLRNMAYVMTDTIYDHSIILNVLEGPDFSAQVFQNYYSSCWQAAKQTKAEYTDIHGFSTIADIMAALNPFTGWLWIHAVKAQILAREAGVLIYGRHSHPPMLIPGGIGTDLSVGESIFLQYMYRLTILTAWTKLVIAAWMDLANFLIDNCDYEKQGLTFEKPTYITGYGYESPELYSNLGDNYTTIYQNIDSIIQEASEGPQTVFRPTMVRNGELLSKSFIDINVSSLEFVNSSFYSDWAKTTSPLTETDPVGNKLAWGLTAPDGTPYYMYHLWNKTTIPNPVAPNFMEKYSWDAEPRLVWKDGTMWSYETGPWARLHAVSHFHPNSPIVKNGKIYIELPTINEVPAWLSSQAPGSMQKWTVEWEVPDYSTTLSRILGRAVDMAAAIFAGWDNLEYGLELFMKNQTSPKTSRPWKQPSFSLGVGMYEVPRGTVRHWMVVQNYSIANYQYQAPTTQNVSPRDNNCKGPWCNNGKAIGAFELSVINTKIMEEVPPSQWIGYDFLRAIRSFDPCLVCAAHFEIKGTGKELKHVITPVCNT